From a single Aspergillus puulaauensis MK2 DNA, chromosome 2, nearly complete sequence genomic region:
- a CDS encoding uncharacterized protein (COG:K;~EggNog:ENOG410PFXW;~InterPro:IPR036864,IPR007219,IPR001138;~PFAM:PF00172;~TransMembrane:2 (o220-243i514-532o);~go_function: GO:0000981 - DNA-binding transcription factor activity, RNA polymerase II-specific [Evidence IEA];~go_function: GO:0003677 - DNA binding [Evidence IEA];~go_function: GO:0008270 - zinc ion binding [Evidence IEA];~go_process: GO:0006351 - transcription, DNA-templated [Evidence IEA];~go_process: GO:0006355 - regulation of transcription, DNA-templated [Evidence IEA]) — translation MDENNNGTAKRPACDNCKERKTKCDRGSPCSSCVAAELECRLTRRAPEKRQRVLISARYDEAIENVDRSLQDVSRSLQKLLHSTERREQPQNDSPAPFVSNHLLDTSGTSEGYTGDSSFEAHVQRVADAVKNAALSLDLRMADADFSATHATQILHTPDNTDSAYSSSFQVRYPELDGRTLPPLDPVLRLLRLLHTEKQRFFIDVPVVGEQEFEEICQRVYFAVNHYSLSAWIIVNAGLYYLFLNLSPHHFSQIAVTRDNIQEMLRLLSANLEAAIQSIRLCQDPSLQWCQALSLLTNYCLKFGRTAVAWSMISSASRMCIDLGFHQLSSDTGKEILKKRSIFWHVYVVNTGMAFTLGRTPTIPQYDIATTLPSFSHATHGAPFLYIGFVQFSFIVGEMHIQLFSAAAQQSSPQARADSAQSFAAKLAKVNNDVKRSLLDTPVDAVFENASILVDIVMHCFVTIAYRLVPSSEPNSHPLQCNSGCIDAARQALSTIVRGSQTLGQRDSLGWARFLNFLFSLVPFASFVVLAGNTVASSSAEDLALLSAAIAAIEPIATSSLPGRKLYDACQSFYQFSRFAVARQVAFADQTLVSSHGPEAPFSASLGPPQSAVSYEHIMAPQDWDAVMNELDLEIGVGAMASFVEPYIPFDGSLP, via the exons ATGGACGAAAATAATAATGGCACCGCCAAAAGACCAGCC TGTGACAATTGCAAAGAGAGAAAG ACCAAATGTGATCGCGGCTCTCCATGCTCCAGTTGCGTTGCAGCAGAACTGGAATGCAGACTTACTCGACGCGCACCAGAGAAGCGTCAGCGCGTCCTTATCTCTGCCCGCTACGATGAAGCTATAGAGAACGTCGACCGCTCGCTGCAGGACGTTTCCCGCTCATTACAAAAGCTTCTACATAGTACTGAACGGCGCGAACAGCCGCAAAATgactctccagctccattCGTCAGCAATCATCTACTAGACACCTCCGGGACATCAGAAGGCTATACCGGCGACTCCTCGTTTGAAGCCCACGTTCAGCGGGTGGCTGATGCCGTCAAAAATGCTGCATTATCTCTGGATTTGAGAATGGCTGATGCGGACTTCTCTGCGACCCATGCTACTCAAATACTCCACACGCCCGATAACACAGATAGTGCATATTCATCTTCTTTCCAAGTCCGCTACCCCGAACTGGACGGAAGGACACTTCCTCCACTGGACCCTGTCCTCCGGCTCCTCCGGTTATTACACACTGAGAAACAGCGGTTCTTTATAGACGTTCCTGTGGTCGGCGAACAGGAATTTGAAGAGATATGCCAAAGAGTCTATTTCGCTGTCAACCACTACTCCCTGTCGGCATGGATAATTGTCAACGCCGGgctatactatttattccTTAATCTAAGTCCTCATCATTTCTCACAAATAGCAGTGACTAGGGACAATATTCAGGAAATGTTGCGTTTGCTATCTGCAAACCTGGAAGCCGCCATCCAGTCGATCCGGCTTTGCCAGGACCCATCTCTACAGTGGTGTCAGGCACTGTCTCTTTTG ACAAACTATTGTCTGAAATTCGGCCGGACCGCAGTCGCCTGGTCAATGATCTCTTCAGCATCTCGGATGTGCATAGACCTCGGATTCCACCAACTCTCTTCTGATACGGGAAAAGAAATTTTGAAAAAGCGAAGCATATTCTGGCACGTATACGTTGTGAACACAGGTATGGCGTTTACTCTTGGAAGGACTCCAACGATCCCTCAATACGATATCGCCACAACACTGCCATCATTTTCTCATGCAACGCATGGGGCGCCATT CCTATACATAGGCTTCGTCCAGTTCTCGTTCATCGTCGGCGAAATGCACATCCAActcttctccgcagccgcaCAGCAATCCTCCCCGCAGGCACGCGCTGACAGCGCCCAATCCTTCGCCGCTAAACTCGCCAAAGTCAATAACGACGTTAAAAGG TCACTCCTGGATACCCCTGTCGATGCAGTGTTCGAAAACGCAAGCATCCTTGTCGATATCGTCATGCATTGCTTTGTTACAATTGCCTACCGGCTCGTTCCAAGCAGCGAACCAAACTCACATCCTCTCCAATGTAATTCTGGTTGTATCGATGCCGCCAGACAAGCCCTCTCAACGATAGTCCGCGGAAGCCAGACCCTTGGTCAACGGGACTCCCTCGGGTGGGCCCGGTTTCTGAACTT CTTGTTTTCCCTAGTCCCCTTCGCCAGCTTCGTCGTACTCGCTGGGAATACAGTGGCGTCATCCTCAGCGGAGGACCTGGCTCTTCTCTCCGCTGCAATCGCAGCCATTGAACCGATAGCCACTAGTTCTTTGCCCGGAAGGAAACTGTACGATGCATGCCAATCTTTCTACCAGTTTTCACGGTTCGCGGTTGCCAGACAGGTTGCATTCGCCGATCAAACGCTAGTTAGCAGCCACGGTCCCGAAGCACCTTTCTCGGCATCGCTAGGTCCTCCTCAATCCGCGGTATCATATGAACATATCATGGCGCCACAGGATTGGGACGCTGTCATGAACGAGCTTGATCTTGAGATTGGTGTCGGTGCGATGGCGTCATTCGTGGAGCCGTATATCCCATTCGATGGATCTCTCCCTTGA
- a CDS encoding uncharacterized protein (COG:S;~EggNog:ENOG410PFWF;~InterPro:IPR007461,IPR033643;~PFAM:PF04366) produces MLGKMHYPLPTSLASSLGGECKKAEAILNSFINPDIVSVDKTIPRNVLENAKGLAVFSVFEVGMVRSIRFGSGLVVARLPNGTWSAPSAIATGKLKVKGQFGMEFTDFVYVLNSDTAVEMFSQAKSFTLGQDISIAVGPFGRSAELAGDSYTADIFAYCKTRAVFGGSTLEGATIGEREDANRKLYQETVTPRQLLRGEVTLPPETYALMKILHSTWLRPIGRSSSLDKTSKPVKKESQNMEATELPCEPPETSSSPTPTVTPPASSPVTPPAAARESRFYGQKPGVPQITIEITDCSAVELPKSLTMDPPPQRNSVPVQPDSRSSSPTRRPTVLTPGRRSWSVSSGNSWSRHDPLPI; encoded by the exons ATGCTCGGAAAGATGCACTACCCTCTACCAACATCACTTGCTTCCTCGCTAGGCG GCGAATGCAAAAAGGCTGAAGCCATCCTGAATTCTTTTATCAACCCGGATATAGTGAGCGTGGATAAGACGATCCCACGCAACGTGCTTGAAAATGCAAAG GGCCTCGCAGTATTCAGCGTCTTCGAAGTCGGAATGGTCCGCTCCATCCGTTTCGGCTCTGGTCTCGTCGTCGCCCGTCTCCCCAACGGCACCTGGTCGGCCCCGTCCGCGATCGCAACCGGAAAACTGAAGGTCAAGGGCCAATTTGGGATGGAATTCACCGATTTCGTATACGTGCTCAACAGCGATACCGCTGTGGAGATGTTTTCGCAGGCGAAGAGCTTCACACTGGGCCAGGATATCTCCATAGCGGTTGGACCGTTCGGACGCAGCGCAGAGCTTGCGGGAGATTCATATACGGCTGATATATTCGCATACTGCAAGACACGTGCTGTCTTCGGAGGGTCAACACTTGAAGGAGCGACTATTGGCGAGCGAGAGGATGCAAATCGAAAGTTGTATCAGGAAACGGTCACACCAAGGCAGTTGCTCCGTGGAGAGGTCACTTTGCCGCCAGAGACATATGCACTGATGAAGATCTTGCATTCGACATGGCTGCGGCCGATCGGAAGGAGCTCATCTCTCGACAAGACATCCAAGCCTGTGAAGAAAGAGTCGCAAAATATGGAGGCAACTGAGCTACCGTGTGAACCGCCAGAgacttcttcatcacccACGCCAACAGTGACGCCGCCAGCCTCCTCACCAGTGACACCACCAGCTGCCGCACGAGAGTCTAGGTTTTACGGACAAAAGCCGGGAGTACCTCAGATCACGATAGAAATTACCGATTGTTCAGCAGTTGAGCTGCCGAAGAGCCTAACGATGGATCCCCCGCCGCAGCGAAATTCTGTGCCGGTACAGCCTGATTCAAGGTCAAGTTCCCCTACTCGACGACCGACTGTCCTGACGCCGGGAAGACGATCGTGGAGTGTCTCGTCCGGGAACAGCTGGAGCCGTCATGATCCGTTGCCCATTTGA
- a CDS encoding putative MFS transporter (COG:G;~EggNog:ENOG410PFT2;~InterPro:IPR020846,IPR011701,IPR036259;~PFAM:PF07690;~TransMembrane:12 (i33-50o72-91i103-119o125-151i163-184o196-218i266-286o306-323i330-348o354-378i390-410o422-446i);~go_function: GO:0022857 - transmembrane transporter activity [Evidence IEA];~go_process: GO:0055085 - transmembrane transport [Evidence IEA]), with protein MSAPEAGKPQDLFVEDVPTEAERKLDRQTLNRLDLILMPMTLILYLLAWLDRANVGNARVAGLDTDLNLSDYQYKVAITVTYVPYILAELPSNLILKKIGPRILIPTLCTSWGIVTILQCEARNFGGFVACRFFLGLCEGGLFPGIVLYLSGFYRRHELQVRIALFFSAASLSGAFSGLLAAAIQQMDGMRGLRGWQWIFVLEGLFTVCFGLFSYAMLPNSPESVMTFSAKHKEHCLRRLQSDANLFESEKVTLRKVLSVFKDMHVLLLGAILFSNGVCLFGLAYFSPSIVQAMGYSNTRTQLMTVPPYAVAFVVTMITAYIADRYRQRGISAFVTTCLALVGAAMMLTGRSIAMRYAALVLLLTGIYATAPCLISWVPNNTAGHVRRATAVAFAFVSTSSGGVLSTWIYPKSSAPYYNLGARFNVALIVITLAGLVAQVCLLRWLNREKEVRRADMLRGLEDMSYEEQYGLLGDRHPSYRYTY; from the exons ATGAGTGCGCCGGAGGCTGGAAAGCCTCAGGATCTGTTCGTGGAGGATGTCCCGACGGAGGCAGAGCGCAAGCTAGACCGCCAGACCCTCAACAGACTAGATTTGATTCTGATGCCCATGACTCTTATTCTGTACCTCTTAGCCTGGTTAGACCGCGCCAATGTCGGAAATGCACGAGTG GCTGGACTGGACACCGATCTTAATCTCAGTGACTACCAGTACAAAGTTG CGATTACGGTCACCTACGTCCCGTATATCCTCGCAGAGCTCCCCTCCAATCTCATCCTCAAGAAAATCGGACCGCGCATTCTCATTCCGACCCTCTGCACATCCTGGGGCATCGTCACAATCCTACAATGCGAAGCCCGCAACTTCGGCGGGTTCGTTGCCTGCCGCTTCTTCCTTGGTCTCTGCGAAGGTGGTCTTTTCCCAGGAATCGTCCTATACCTCTCTGGCTTCTACCGCCGCCATGAACTCCAAGTCCGCatcgccctcttcttctccgctgCCTCGCTAAGCGGCGCTTTCTCCGGCCTCCTCGCCGCGGCTATCCAGCAAATGGACGGCATGCGCGGCCTGCGCGGCTGGCAATGGATCTTCGTCCTAGAGGGTCTATTCACCGTCTGCTTCGGCCTGTTCTCCTACGCCATGCTCCCCAACAGCCCTGAATCAGTCATGACCTTCTCCGCCAAACACAAAGAGCactgcctccgccgcctccagTCCGACGCAAACCTCTTCGAATCAGAGAAAGTCACGCTGCGCAAAgtcctctccgtcttcaAAGACATGCACGTCCTTCTGCTCGGCGCCATCCTCTTTTCAAACGGCGTCTGTCTCTTCGGCCTCGCTTACTTCTCCCCGTCCATCGTCCAGGCTATGGGCTACAGTAATACAAGAACCCAGCTTATGACTGTACCCCCGTACGCCGTGGCTTTCGTCGTAACAATGATAACAGCATACATCGCGGACCGGTATCGCCAACGCGGGATCAGCGCCTTCGTGACGACATGTCTAGCACTCGTCGGCGCAGCCATGATGCTCACAGGCCGCAGTATAGCTATGCGCTACGCGGCtcttgtcctcctcctcacggGAATCTACGCCACAGCGCCATGTCTCATCTCGTGGGTCCCGAACAACACGGCTGGCCATGTGAGACGGGCGACGGCTGTAGCGTTTGCGTTTGTGTCGACCAGTTCGGGAGGCGTGTTGAGCACGTGGATCTATCCGAAGAGCTCGGCGCCGTATTATAATCTAGGTGCGAGGTTTAATGTGGCGCTTATTGTGATCACGCTTGCTGGGCTTGTAGCTCAGGTGTGCTTGTTGAGGTGGTTGAATcgggagaaggaggttcGGCGCGCAGATATGTTGAGAGGGCTTGAGGATATGAGTTATGAGGAACAGTATGGGTTGCTGGGCGACAGGCATCCGAGTTATCGCTATACTTATTAA